A genomic window from Enoplosus armatus isolate fEnoArm2 chromosome 18, fEnoArm2.hap1, whole genome shotgun sequence includes:
- the aif1l gene encoding allograft inflammatory factor 1-like, with translation MPSNKNIQGGKAFGLLKEQQRQKLEEVNQEYLEDQKYRDEEDLAEKLEGLKNRYAEFDLNDQGEIDMMGLKRMMEKLGVPKTHLELKKMIVEVTGGSSNTINYRDFVKMMLGKRSAVLKLVLIFEDKANGSPCKPEGPPPKRDIASLP, from the exons ATGCCttcaaataaaaatatccaag gAGGGAAAGCCTTTGGACTGTTAAAGGAGCAGCAAAGGCAAAAATTGGAAGAAGTAAACCAG GAATACTTGGAAGACCAGAAATACAGGGATGAAGAGGACCTGGCTGAAAAATTGGAAGGTCTCAAAA ataGATATGCTGAGTTTGACCTGAATGACCAAGGAGAGATTG ATATGATGGGTCTGAAGCGAATGATGGAGAAGCTGGGGGTGCCCAAGACCCACTTGGAGTTGAAAAAAATGATTGTTGAGGTGACGGGTGGCAGCAGCAACACTATCAACTACAGGGACTTTGTCAAGATGATGCTGGGCAAGCGCTCAGCTGTGCTCAAACT agtCTTGATCTTTGAGGACAAAGCCAACGGCTCTCCCTGCAAACCAGAAGGACCCCCTCCAAAGCGGGACATTGCTAGTCTGCCTTAA